In Syngnathus typhle isolate RoL2023-S1 ecotype Sweden linkage group LG14, RoL_Styp_1.0, whole genome shotgun sequence, one genomic interval encodes:
- the kank3 gene encoding KN motif and ankyrin repeat domain-containing protein 3 — protein sequence MTQSVQVNPKLPDLASPFLYSSQEQADPPASYSVQTPYGFQLDLDFLKYVEEIEKGHNIRRAAAASRRSGRGLKSSQRCVGGRASGWTSTESLSSPASEDGRVPPLPPPRNRLGSAPCEVLSLSPVSLLNVPALSASAKVPPPPPQRNPRVERTLLETSRRLQQEQGHPNGGRFQLADPPKQLSAASASSQPLQSGWTKPSPQTSGLNTPATGTAATPVPPSQLQTVREQMATALKQLKEMEERVKGVPALEKEVAELRAEKDVLLLALKEKKETVDVSPQKQLVESSSQTTETSQSPLRCPPSPGHKGHGKSEELKKLAEKFEGKDESPAELSSKVVLKARGKPSVDKKTVAVGDDRPMDSLVVYYSHGVKDAAEGTELRVCEKATGTENAALLEEGTQVGAETAEAEVWVMESLLGLTSDAQREMDTLQDTVKFQQETITSLESQLSLADKDLGSLRAQVEEIALKVTFERGVLVKPDVKDAQMETTSTTLKEASVSCCPVVVDVCVGNSFPADLVQQGTQTDAKSTSEEPLSVVMATVGCQYEDVLDDKIEDQKVTVLKKRQLTINDYKLIPEETVNMSEGTEEDRKTAKTGMLKSIMKRKDGAGENRTTGKKSLQFVGILNGGYESTSSEEEEEDEEEEEEEGSSSEESGEGDCVDSSEEDEVDLGEETSEEERNINLDESDTDEEVQRSSNGPPDGVKEKFELSSKMREACLILKNHLNDDIQTLKSKEVLASTHMVQLEWFRVSSAKTAQPPRVSDYLMAFSEVSALLLEHVVNMTDGNGNSALHYSVSHSNFGVVDLLLDTGMCCVDKQNKAGYTAIMLAALSTVKEDDDMSVVKKLFSKGNVNAKASQARQTALMLAVSHGRQEMVEALLECGADVNVQDDEGSTALMCASEHGRAEIVKLLLERPGCDISVVDNDGSNALSIALEASHNDTAVLLYAHVNYAKTPCSVGSPKAPRSPTSSHKSWPAE from the exons ATGACTCAGTCGGTGCAAGTTAACCCAAAGCTGCCTG ATTTGGCCTCTCCCTTTCTCTACTCCAGTCAAGAGCAAGCGGACCCGCCGGCTTCTTACTCGGTGCAAACGCCGTATGGCTTCCAGCTTGATCTGGACTTCCTGAAATACGTGGAAGAGATCGAAAAGGGCCATAACATCCGCAGGGCGGCTGCCGCGTCTCGCCGTTCCGGACGGGGGCTGAAAAGCTCTCAGAGATGCGTCGGGGGACGCGCCAGCGGATGGACGTCCACAGAGTCGCTTTCTTCTCCCGCTAGCGAGGATGGCAGGGTGCCCCCCCTGCCGCCGCCAAGAAACCGCCTTGGCTCCGCACCTTGTGAAGTGCTTTCTCTATCCCCCGTGAGCCTCCTCAATGTCCCCGCACTTTCCGCGAGTGCCAAAGTCCCGCCCCCTCCGCCACAACGCAACCCTCGAGTCGAGCGAACTCTTCTGGAAACCAGCCGGCGACTGCAGCAGGAACAAGGTCATCCCAACGGCGGGCGATTCCAACTGGCGGATCCACCCAAGCAGCTGTCCGCCGCCTCGGCGTCGAGCCAGCCTCTCCAGAGCGGCTGGACTAAACCCAGTCCTCAAACCTCCGGACTCAACACTCCCGCTACTGGCACGGCGGCCACTCCGGTTCCCCCCAGCCAACTGCAGACAGTCCGAGAGCAGATGGCCACGGCCTTGAAACAACTGAAGGAGATGGAGGAACGAGTAAAAGGTGTTCCGGCTCTAGAAAAAGAGGTAGCTGAGCTTCGTGCCGAGAAAGATGTGCTGCTCTTGGCGCTTAAGGAGAAGAAAGAAACCGTGGATGTGAGTCCACAGAAACAGTTGGTAGAATCTTCTAGCCAAACCACAGAGACCTCCCAGAGTCCATTAAGGTGCCCGCCCTCACCCGGTCACAAAGGCCACGGAAAATCGGAGGAACTGAAAAAGCTTGCCGAGAAGTTTGAGGGGAAGGACGAAAGTCCGGCAGAGCTTTCGTCAAAAGTTGTATTGAAGGCTCGTGGGAAGCCATCTGTTGACAAGAAGACAGTGGCTGTGGGAGATGATCGGCCCATGGACTCACTTGTTGTCTATTACAGCCACGGTGTGAAAGATGCCGCCGAAGGAACCGAGCTCCGTGTTTGTGAGAAAGCCACGGGAACCGAAAACGCCGCGCTCCTCGAGGAAGGAACACAGGTCGGAGCAGAGACGGCCGAGGCCGAGGTTTGGGTTATGGAGTCGCTCCTTGGGCTAACATCTGATGCGCAACGGGAGATGGACACCTTACAGGACACCGTCAAATTCCAGCAGGAGACCATTACGAGTCTAGAGAGCCAGCTGAGCTTAGCGGACAAAGATCTGGGAAGTCTCCGAGCACAGGTTGAGGAGATAGCGTTAAAGGTCACGTTTGAGAGGGGGGTTCTCGTCAAGCCGGATGTTAAGGATGCCCAGATGGAGACCACGTCCACAACCCTGAAGGAGGCTTCCGTGTCATGCTGCCCGGTTGTAGTGGATGTATGTGTGGGTAACAGCTTTCCAGCAGACCTGGTCCAGCAAGGTACCCAAACGGATGCCAAGAGCACATCAGAAGAACCGCTTTCTGTCGTGATGGCCACCGTTGGTTGCCAGTACGAAGACGTGCTTGATGATAAGATTGAAGACCAGAAAGTTACTGTGTTAAAGAAGAGACAGTTGACCATCAATGATTATAAGCTCATTCCAGAGGAGACGGTCAATATGTCTGAGGGGACCGAGGAAGACAGAAAGACGGCCAAGACAG GTATGCTGAAATCAATCATGAAGAGGAAAGATGGCGCAGGGGAAAATCGTACAACGGGCAAGAAGAGCTTGCAGTTTGTTGGCATTTTAAACGGAGG GTATGAATCCACATCcagtgaagaagaggaagaggacgaggaggaggaggaggaagagggaagCTCCTCTGAAGAAAGCGGCGAGGGCGACTGCGTAGACAGCTCGGAAGAGGATGAAGTGGATCTGGGGGAAGAAACATCAGAGGAGGAAAGAAACATCAATCTGGATGAGAGCGACACTGACGAGGAAGTTCAACGATCATCCAACGGGCCGCCTGATGGCGTCAAGGAGAA GTTTGAATTGAGCTCCAAAATGCGCGAAGCTTGCCTCATTCTCAAGAATCACCTCAACGATGACATCCAAACATTGAAGAGTAAAGAAGTG CTTGCCAGCACTCACATGGTCCAACTGGAGTGGTTCCGGGTTTCCAGCGCCAAAACGGCTCAGCCGCCGCGGGTGTCCGACTACCTGATGGCGTTCTCCGAGGTGTCGGCGCTGCTGCTGGAGCATGTGGTCAACATGACGGATGGCAACGGCAACAGCGCTCTGCACTATAGTGTCTCTCATTCCAACTTTGGAGTTGTTGATCTGCTGTTGGACACAG gcatgTGCTGTGTGGACAAGCAGAACAAGGCGGGCTACACGGCCATCATGTTGGCAGCTTTGTCCACGGTGAAGGAAGACGACGACATGTCTGTGGTCAAGAAGCTCTTCAGCAAGGGCAACGTCAACGCCAAGGCCAGCCAGGCAC GTCAGACGGCGCTGATGTTGGCCGTGAGTCACGGCCGTCAGGAAATGGTGGAAGCGCTCCTGGAATGCGGCGCCGACGTCAACGTGCAGGACGACGAAGGTTCCACGGCGCTGATGTGCGCCAGCGAACACGGCCGAGCCGAGATCGTCAAACTGCTCCTGGAGCGGCCCGGTTGCGACATCTCCGTCGTTGATAAT GATGGCAGCAATGCTCTCTCCATCGCACTGGAGGCGTCTCACAACGACACCGCCGTGCTGCTCTACGCTCATGTGAACTATGCAAAAACGCCGTGTAGTGTG GGAAGCCCAAAGGCGCCAAGGAGCCCGACCAGCAGCCACAAGTCATGGCCTGCAGAGTAA